The following is a genomic window from Aquipuribacter nitratireducens.
CGACGCCGACCGCTCGCTCGTCGTGCCGCCCGTCGTCTGCTCGTTCGCGGCCCAGCGGAGGTTCGTCGAGCCCTCGTCGGTGACGACGACGACCGCGTCGTCGCAGCCGAGCCGCCGGGCGGCGGCGAGCGCGACGTCCACGACCTGCTCGACCCCCGGGTCCGGGTGCACGCTCACCGGCCCTCCTCCTCGGTGTTGAGCACCGACACGTCCGTCACGACCACCGCCGGGCAGCCGTGGCTCACCGGGGCCGCCTGGCCCGGCTGCCCCTTGCCGCAGTTGAGCGCCCCCTGCAGCGACCACGTGCCGGGGCCCCCGACCGCGGCGAGCCGCGACCAGAAGTCCGGCGTGCTCGCCTGGTACGCGACGTCACGGAGCATCCCGTCGAGCCGCCCGGAGCGGATCCGGTGGAAGCGCTGGGCCGTGAACTGGAAGTTGAAGCGCTGCATGTCGATCGACCACGACCGGTCGCCGACGACGAGGATCCCGTCCTCCACGCCGGCGACGAGCGCCTCGAGCGACGCGGGACCGGCGGGGTCGGCGGCGAGGGACACGTTCGGCATGCGCTGCAGCGGCGCGTGGAGGGGCTCGTCGGCGTACGCGCACCCGTTCGAGCGCTCCCCGCGCTCCGCCGCCATCGCCCGGTCGAGCTGGTAGCCGACGTGGCGGCCGTCGCGGACGATGTCCCAGCGCTGGGCGGGCACGCCCTCGTCGTCCCAGCCGAGGCTCGACAGCCCGTGCGGCTCGGTCCGGTCGCCCGTGACGGTCATGAGGTCGCTGCCGTAGCGGCGGGTGCCGAGCCCGTCGGGCGTCGCGAACGACGTGCCCGCGTACGCCGCCTCGTAGCCGAAGGCGCGGTCGAGCTCCGTGGCGTGGGCGACGGACTCGTGGACGGTCAGCCACAGCTGGGTGGGGTCGATGACGAGGTCGTAGCGTCCTGGCTCCACCGACGGGGCGGCGAGCTTCTCCGCCGCGAGGGGCGCGAGGGTCGGGGCCTCGGCGGTGCAGCCGCCGGGGGCGACGACGTGCTCCCAGCCCCGCGCGGACGGCGCGGTGAGGCTGCGCATCGTGTCGGCGCGGCCGTCGTCGGCGACGACGACGGCGGTGACCTCCGGCTGGACGCGGACCCGCTGCTGCACCGTCCGGGTGCCGGCGAGGTCGGCGTACAGCTTCTGCTCCTTCACGCTGTGGACGAGCGCGTCGGCGTGCGTCCCGCCGGTGGCGAGGACGTCGCCGCACCAGCCGACGAGCACGGCGGCCTGCTCGGCCGCCGGCACGTCGAAGGGGTCGACGTCGTACGGCGACACCCACGTGCCCTGCTCGACCGGGGCGTCGGCGAGCTCGACGGGACGGTGCACGAGCGGGCGGGCGACCCGGGCGCCGCGCACGGCCACGGTGGCGGCGGCGCGCGCCGCCTCCGGGGTGAGGTCGCCGGTGGCGGCGAAGCCCCACGCCCCGTCGAGCACGACCCGCACGCTCACGCCGACCCGCACGGTGTCGTGGACGCCCTCGACAGCGCGGTCGCGGACGCGGACGACCCGGT
Proteins encoded in this region:
- a CDS encoding TldD/PmbA family protein, with protein sequence MPGSRGVDADFLALPLDALVDAALQEARDAGATYAAVRVQRSRDRVVRVRDRAVEGVHDTVRVGVSVRVVLDGAWGFAATGDLTPEAARAAATVAVRGARVARPLVHRPVELADAPVEQGTWVSPYDVDPFDVPAAEQAAVLVGWCGDVLATGGTHADALVHSVKEQKLYADLAGTRTVQQRVRVQPEVTAVVVADDGRADTMRSLTAPSARGWEHVVAPGGCTAEAPTLAPLAAEKLAAPSVEPGRYDLVIDPTQLWLTVHESVAHATELDRAFGYEAAYAGTSFATPDGLGTRRYGSDLMTVTGDRTEPHGLSSLGWDDEGVPAQRWDIVRDGRHVGYQLDRAMAAERGERSNGCAYADEPLHAPLQRMPNVSLAADPAGPASLEALVAGVEDGILVVGDRSWSIDMQRFNFQFTAQRFHRIRSGRLDGMLRDVAYQASTPDFWSRLAAVGGPGTWSLQGALNCGKGQPGQAAPVSHGCPAVVVTDVSVLNTEEEGR